AAATACATAAATAGAAGCGTCCTTTGCCATCGCTGCTTCAGTATTTTGGAATGCTGCAAGCAGGAAATCATAGAACGCTTCATTACCCATATTGTCATTTTTTATTTTTCCAGCAGAACCTTCATAGTTGACGTTATATGGAGGGTCCGTAACTACCAGATTGGCAGCTTTTCCATCCATCAAGACATCAAAGGTGTCTTTCCTTGTACTATCTCCACAGACAAGTCGATGCTGTCCAAGTATCCAAACATCCCCTAAATGCGAAATAGCGGGCTTTTTCAGCTCGCTATCTACATCGAAATCATCTTCTTTTATATTATCCTTAAGGGAATCCTTAAAAAGATCATCCAATTCTCCTGGGTCAAAACCTGTTAGAGATACATCAAAGTCAGAAGCATTTAGGTCTGTGATAAGTAGCGCCAATTTATCTTTATCCCAATCACCACTTATTTTATTTAGTGCAATGTTCAGAGCCTTTTCTTTTTGCTCATCCATTTCAACTACTACACATTCTATTTCATCCATGCCCATACTCAGCAGGACTTTCAAGCGTTGGTGACCTCCGATAACTCTTCCTGTGGTTTTATTCCATATAACGGGTTCTACATACCCAAACTCCTCAAGGGAACGTTTAAGTTTCTCGTACTCTGGATCACCCGGTTTTAAATCCTTCCTTGGGTTATAGTCAGCGGGGATGAGTTGTTTTGTTTTAATCTTTTCAATCAACATACTTTTCCACCGCCTTTCTAAATTCACTGTACTTATTTACATCCTCCCATGGGAACAGACAACTATTAAAGTGACCATAAACCGCTGTATCAGAATAAATCACATTTCTTAGACGCAG
Above is a genomic segment from Clostridium bornimense containing:
- a CDS encoding site-specific DNA-methyltransferase; amino-acid sequence: MLIEKIKTKQLIPADYNPRKDLKPGDPEYEKLKRSLEEFGYVEPVIWNKTTGRVIGGHQRLKVLLSMGMDEIECVVVEMDEQKEKALNIALNKISGDWDKDKLALLITDLNASDFDVSLTGFDPGELDDLFKDSLKDNIKEDDFDVDSELKKPAISHLGDVWILGQHRLVCGDSTRKDTFDVLMDGKAANLVVTDPPYNVNYEGSAGKIKNDNMGNEAFYDFLLAAFQNTEAAMAKDASIYVFHADTEGLNFRRAFSDAGFYLSGTCIWKKQSLVLGRSPYQWQHEPVLFGWKKKGKHLWYSDRKQTTIWEFEKPKKNGDHPTMKPVALVAYPIMNSSLSNCIVLDPFGGSGSTLIACEQTDRICYTIELDEKYCDVIVKRYIEQVGNSDGVFLLRDGSKFRYGDLPEVNADE